Within the Candidatus Ruthia endofausta genome, the region TAAATTTACTAGACATAGTGCCGAGTTGGCCGAAGATTTAGACCAATCAGGGGTTGATGCACATACAAATTCTATTGTGGTTTAATACTTTAGGGTTGAACTAGTTATAACAATCAAGGTGCTTCTATGGTGGCTGTTACTGACTACCTGTTTCTTCATCTTGAGACTGACCCTAACCCAGGTTTCTCAGTTTAATACTTCTTACTCTGACAATAGTATTTATTACACACCTGCTATACCTACTAAAGGATATGATAAAAGCCTATCTTCAATTGTTAATGTTGCTGCTCATGAGTGGGGACATGTCATTACTAGCAGGAACTCTAATTTAATATATTCGCGTGAATCAGGTGCGTTAAATGCTGGGTGTTGCTATAGAAAATGCTCTACGAAAACAAATAATTGGCTCATTGGTTTCGCAGATAAGTCTTATCGATCAATGAAGAATCCGGAAAGTAAGTATCGTATATATCAAGATTATTATGATTATAAAATAATCAAAGATGGCGCTGTTTATTAGCCAATGGCAGAGGAAAGGGTTCATTATCCAAATACTTACAAAAGCGATAATTGGTTTTTAACAGATATGACTAATTGCGCCACACCAAAACTGATTATAATGATTTTTGTGGCGTTCATGAATGACGTTAATGTTACTGGTATCACCAATGTAATTAGAATTGTTCTAGATGCTAATAAAAACCACTGGCTACGAAATAGTACTTTCCAGACACTACACTGCCAAGCCGCTTCTGGTTATGGTGATACTGAAGATGAGATTGATATGCAAGAATAGAATTAGCTTAGGAGGCCGGTTGGTGTGACTGATAACAATCAATAAAATTATTTATTTTTAAGTGCTAGGCGGATAATGTCTTCAGTGGAGAGTGTTTTGTCATTGATAATAGCCAACATCCTTTTAGATTCTTTGGACTTAAACCCAAGTGCTTGTAAAGCGGCCGATGCTTGCTTAATATTGGGATTTGTATTAATGTTTCGATGATTTTGACTACTTAATTCTAATTTTTCTAAACGGTCTTTAAGTTCTACAATGAGTTTTTGTGCTGTTTTTTTACCAATGCCCGGGGCTTTGGCCAGTAAAACATCATCTTCATTAGCAACAGCATTCATTAGTGAGACAATATCAAGGTGAGACAAAATAGCCAGTGCTACTTTAGGACCAATACCATTTACTCTAGTCAGTTCTCTAAATAAGTTTTTTTCATCTTTAGAGATAAAGCCGTACAGGGTATGCGCATCTTCTTTAATTGATAAGTGGATGTATAACGAGAGTTGCTTCTCCTCACCCATTGCATAAAAACTTGACATTGGACATAGAATTTCATAGCCAATGTCGCCCACTTCAAGCAAGATTTCAGGTGGATTTTTTTCTAAAATGATGCCTGTGAGTTTACCAATCATAACCAATTGTATTTATTAAAATAGTCTTTCTCAAAAGCTTTAATATCATCCGTATACTGCAAGGTTAAGCTAATATCATCAAGACCATTGATTAAACGTCTTTTTCGTTCTACGTCTATTTCAAAGAGATAAGTTTTACTATTCGCATAGATACTTTGAGCATCAAGATTAATTGTAATTTCATCGCTTGAAGTAAATAATTCATCCATAACGCTACTATCTTGTATAATAGGTAAAATACCATTTTTAAAACAATTGTTATAAAAAATATCTGCAAAACTAGGGGTAATAATTGCTTTAAAACCATAATCTTCTAATGCCCAAGGTGCATGTTCACGGCTTGAACCACAGCCAAAATTCTCCTGTGCCAGTAGTATTTTTGCGCCTTGGTATTTTGCCTGATTCAATATAAAATCCATATTAAGCGGACGTTTAGAATTGTCCATGCCAACTTCACCATGGTCTAGGTAACGCCACTCATCAAATAAATTAATACCAAAGCCAGAGCGTTTAATAGATTTTAAAAACTGTTTGGGGATAATTGCATCAGTATCAACATTAGCACGTTTAAGTGGTACGGCTATTGAAGTAAATGTGCTAAATTTTTGCATTATTCGATCTCTGAGAAATGGCCAGCAATGGCACTTGCAGCTGCAATAGCAGGGCTG harbors:
- the ruvA gene encoding Holliday junction branch migration protein RuvA, whose translation is MIGKLTGIILEKNPPEILLEVGDIGYEILCPMSSFYAMGEEKQLSLYIHLSIKEDAHTLYGFISKDEKNLFRELTRVNGIGPKVALAILSHLDIVSLMNAVANEDDVLLAKAPGIGKKTAQKLIVELKDRLEKLELSSQNHRNINTNPNIKQASAALQALGFKSKESKRMLAIINDKTLSTEDIIRLALKNK
- the leuD gene encoding 3-isopropylmalate dehydratase small subunit encodes the protein MQKFSTFTSIAVPLKRANVDTDAIIPKQFLKSIKRSGFGINLFDEWRYLDHGEVGMDNSKRPLNMDFILNQAKYQGAKILLAQENFGCGSSREHAPWALEDYGFKAIITPSFADIFYNNCFKNGILPIIQDSSVMDELFTSSDEITINLDAQSIYANSKTYLFEIDVERKRRLINGLDDISLTLQYTDDIKAFEKDYFNKYNWL